CGATCTCATAATGCAGTTTGGCAGCCTGTTTCTGGTATTCGTAGGCATTCGGTCCTTCACAGTTGCCGGCCAGGCCGTAGGCTTTCGCGGCATCGGACTTGAAGCCGAGCTGCACGAGGTTCTTGGCCAGCAGCGCGTAGGTCTTGGCGTCCTGCTGGATATCCATGAGTTGGTTGAGCGTCGCCAAGGACTGTGTGTAGCGGCCCGCCTGGTAATCTCTGGATGCCGCAGAGAACGAAACTTTGCTGTTCAAAACCCAACTCCGTGAAGGAAATGTTCTGGCATGGCTGTCGATCGCCGACACACGCACGAGCCGTCCTCCCCGAAAACGGGGGATCGATCCGATGATGCTATCCCGGCGCCTGCCACATTGCCATTCGAAGCTTGCTTGAAACCGGTGCGCCTCGTGAAGGCGCTTCCTTTCATGAGAGAAAACGGTTTCTTTCCCGGTATGTTAGCATGCGAAGGAATAGATTCAGCCGGCATTAACTATGCGATGTAAGGAGCCGGCGCGGGGCCTCTATTTTTAAGAAGTTGGCAAGCATTGGCTGCGAGATTGCCCTGGACATGACGGGTTTGGGCCAAACAAAAAAGGCGCCGAGTAGCATGAAGCTGGTCCGTCATCGCCGGTACTATAGTCCGGTATGTCCTCCTTTTTGTATCTAGTTTCCAGGGGACAGATTTATGACAAGCATTAACACGAATTCTTCCGCACAGGCCGCTCTCCAGACGCTGCGTAGCGTCAACCAGAACCTCAACAGCACGCAGAACCACGTTTCGTCGGGTTACCGCGTCGAAAAGGCTTCTGACAATGCGGCTTACTGGTCGATCGCAACGACCATGCGTTCGGACAACAAGGCACTTTCGGCCGTTTCCGACGCTCTCGGCGTAGGCGCCGCCAAGGTCGACACCGCTTACACGGCAATGGACAGCGCCATCGATGTCGTCGGCGACATCAAGGCCAAGCTGGTTGCCGCGACTGAAAACGGCGTCGACAAAGCCAAGGTCCAGGAAGAAATCGGTCAGCTGCAGCAGCAGCTCCTGAGCATCGCGCAGTCGGCTTCCTTCAACGGCGAAAACTGGGTTGCCGGCGCTTCCGGTACCAAGAGCGTTGTTTCCTCGTTCGTCCGCGACGGCTCCAACGCCGTTTCGGTCACCACGACCGACTACGTTCTCGACGACAGCACCACGGGCAACGTCCTGTTCGGCATGAGCGGCGGTTCGGTCGAAACCTCCACGGGTATCCTTGGTACTTCGAATGGTTCGACCGGCTCGATCTACTCGATGGACATCACCAACTTCACCGCCGGTGAGATCCAGACGGCTCTGACGAACGTCGAAACGGCTCTGAAGGCGATGACCAGCGCCGGCGCTGCTCTCGGCTCGCTCTCCAGCCGCATCGGCAGCCAGGACGACTTCGTGTCCGCGCTCAGCGACTCGATCGACTCCGGTGTCGGCCGTCTCGTCGACGCCAACATGGAAGAAGAATCTTCCAAGCTCAGCGCCCTGCAGACCCAGCAGCAGCTGGCGATCCAGTCGCTGTCGATCGCGAACTCCTCTTCGCAGAACATCCTGTCGCTCTTCCGCTAAGAGCGGTTGGTACAAGCGTTCCAAGTTTCGCGGCCGGGTCATCCCCGGCCGCGAAATGTTTTAACATAAGGTTAATGAAAATCCCTCTAAGTATCAGATATTTTTACACTATTTCCAATTCGAATTTAGCTTTCCTTAACCATCTTGCTGTTTTCTAAGCCCATCGAAACGGCGAGTTAACCCTAACAGAGATGGTTAACAGGCATGATGCTGATCGCTGTGGGCCGGCCGAAAATCCGGAATGTCCCTTTTTAAAATCTGCCAACAAGGGGCAAACAAACTATGACGAGCATCAACACCAATAACGCTGCAATGGCAGCCCTCCAGACTCTCCGTGGCATCAACCAGGGTCTCCAGACAACCCAGGCTCACGTTTCGTCCGGCTATCGCGTTGGAAAGGCATCCGACAACGCGGCTTACTGGTCGATCGCAACGACCATGCGTTCGGACAACAAGGCACTTTCCGCCGTTTCCGACGCTCTCGGCCTCGGCGCCGCCAAGGTCGACACCGCTTACTCCGCCATGGACAGCGCCATCGATGTCGTCGGCGACATCAAGGCCAAGCTGGTTGCCGCGACTGAAAACGGCGTGGACAAAGCCAAGGTCCAGGAAGAAGTCAGCCAGCTGCAGCAGCAGCTCTTGAGCATTGCTCAGTCGGCTTCCTTCTCCGGTGAAAACTGGGTTGCCGGTGCTTCTGGCACGAAGAACGTCGTTGCTTCCTTCGTCCGTGACGGCTCCAACGCCGTTTCCGTCGTGATGACCGACTACGTTCTTGACGACAGCACCACGGGCAACGTCCTGTTCGGCATGAGCGGCGGTGCGGTTGAAACCTCCACTGGTATCCTCGGCACTTCCTCGGGCTCGACCGGCTCGATCTACTCGATGGACATCACCAACTTCACCCTCGGTGAGATCCAGTCGGCTCTGACGAACGTCGAAACGGCTCTGAAGGCCATGACCAGCGCCGGCGCTGCTCTCGGCTCGATCTCCAAGCGCATCGAACTGCAGGAAAACTTCGTATCCGCGCTCAGCGACTCGATCGACTCCGGTGTCGGCCGTCTCGTCGACGCCGACATGGAAGAAGAATCCTCCAAGCTCAGCGCCCTGCAGACCCAGCAGCAGCTGGCCGTCCAGTCGCTGTCGATTGCGAACTCCTCTTCGCAGACGATCCTCACGCTGTTCCGCGGCTAATAATCCGCAGAAAACATCGACCCGCCGGTCTCCGGCGGGCACCTCGCAAACGAGCCGCGCTTCAATGGAGCGCGGCTTTTTAATATCTGTTAACGGTTGATTAACCATAATGCTGTTTTCTGCGATCAACGAGACGGCGGGTTAACCAAATTTAAGAACCGGTTAACAGGCATGAGGCTGGTCCCCGTTCCCGGTAGCTTTCCGGAATGTCCCTTTTTATCAACTGCCGACAAGGGGCAATCATTTCATGACCAGCATTTTGACGAACGTTGCGGCGATGGCCGCTCTTCAGACACTCCGCGGAATCAATGACGGCCTAGAGGCTACGCAGAACCGCGTATCGTCAGGTTATCGCGTCGAAAAAGCGTCCGACAACGCCGCTTACTGGTCAATCGCAACGACCATGCGTTCGGACAACAAGGCACTCTCGGCCGTCTCCGACGCTCTCGGCCTCGGCGCGGCCAAGGTCGACACCGCTTACTCTGCCATGGACAGCGCCATCGACATCATCAGCGAAATCAAGGCGAAGATCGTCGCCGCGACCGAAAAGGGCGTTGACAAGACCAAGGTCCAGGAAGAAATCGGCCAGCTGCAGCAGCAGTTGCTCAGCATCGCCCAATCGGCTTCCTTCTCCGGTGAAAACTGGGTTGCCGGCGCCGACGGCACCAAGAGCGTCGTTTCCACCTTCGTGCGCGATGGCAGCGGCAATGTCTCGGTCAAGACGACGGACTACATTCTGGACTCCAGCTCCACGGGCAACGTCCTCTTCGGCATGGACTCGGTCGGCTCGATCGAGACGAGCTCCGGCATTATCGGCACATCATACGGTACGATCGGCTCTATCTACTCGATGGACATCACCAGCTTTGGCTCGGTTGAGATCTCCATGGCCCTGACCTCGATCGAGGCCGGCCTGGACGCGATGACCAAGGCTGCATCGCAACTCGGCTCGATTTCCACGCGAATCGAACTGCAGGAAAATTTCGTCGGCGCGCTCAGCGACTCGATCGACTCGGGCGTCGGCCGCCTCGTCGACGCAAATATGGAAGAGGAATCGAGTAAGCTGACGGCGTTGCAAACGCAGCAACAGCTGGCGATCCAGTCGCTGTCGATCGCCAACTCCAGCGCTCAGAACATCCTCACGCTGTTCCGCAGCTAAATCGGGCGCTGAAGCTGGACCGAATCTTGCGCCTTCGTCCGGCAACAAGCAAAAAGTCTACGAACCGCGCCCGAAACGGCGCGGTTCTTTCTTTTATATCAACAGCTTGACTTGCATTGCGATCGACGCGGCGCGTTCAGCGCTGCGCTCTTGCCCAACAGGTTGATATCGAGTTACCTTCGCCTTCAGTTGATTTGCTTTTGCGACACGCCGGTAGAAACTCTACCGGAGGCATGACGCCACTTCAGTCGCCGCCGGCATTCCGGCCTGCCCCTTGACCTTATTCCGAGACCCTGTCGATGACCGTTAAGATTACCAGCGCGGCCGCGGTGAATGCGCTTGCGGTGCTACGCAGCATCAACAAAGAAGCCAGCCAGACCCAGCAGCAAGTGTCCTCGGGATACCGTATCGAGACGGCCTCCGACGATGCGTCCTACTGGTCGATCGCAACCGTCATGCGCTCGGATAGCACCAATCTGGGCACGATCGGAGATGCGCTTGGTCTCGGCGCTGCCAAGGTGGATGCGACCTACACGGCGATGACCTCGGCGATCGATCTTATGAGCCAGATTCGCGCCAAGCTGGTTGCGGCAAAAGAGCCCGGCACCGACAAGGACAAGATCAATGCCGAGATCAGCGAATATAAGGAGCAGCTGAAGAGTGTCGTTGAATCGACGTCGTTTGCCGGCGAAAACTGGCTGCTGAACGGCGATACCGCCGCGCCGCCGACATGGTCGGTGATCTCGAGTTTCGCGCGCGCGCCGACCGGCGAATATCAAGCTCAGACCATCGATTTCCCCTCGTCGCAAACCATCCTCATCGATAAGAACGATGCGAGCGGCGGACTGTTTACCAAGGCGGTCGATGCCAATGCGATCAACAACAGCGGCGCGACGGCGCGCAACTACTACCTGCTGAACGCCAACTCGACGACGCCGGCGACAGGCACGGAAATTGCGATCGACAAGAATACCACCGATGCGCAACTCACCGATATGCTCGATGTGACCGACTCGCTGCTTTCCTCGCTGACGACGACGGCCGCTTCCATCGGGGTGATGAAGACACGTATCGACGATCAGATGGACTATACGGCCGATCTCTCCGATTCGATCGACAAGAGCGTCGGCGCGCTCGTCGATACCGACATGGACGAGGCTTCGATCCGGCAAAAGGCGATCGAAACCCAGAAGCAGATGGCCGTCGAAGCGATCTCGATCCTCAACACGGCTTCCAGCAAGATTTTGATCCTGCTGGAATAAAGGTGGGCGCGATCGCGGATGGCGGCGCCATTCATCCTCGCGCAAGTTTGACTTCCTAGTTTCCGGCATGAAGGCATCGTCCGAATCCGTGCCGGTGCAAGGTGAAGCCCTTGCCCGTTCGAAGCGACGTGCCGGCGCGCAAGGTCGTTTTGAGCGGGGGTGGATATGCTGCATGCCTCCCGAATGCTGGATGGTTTTTTATGAGCATTACGCTTTCCCGGTATTTGAAGGATTTCGGTGAACCGGAACCGTCAGCGCCGATCATCGAGATGGACGATTTCGGCGGCGACGGTTTTCCCGAAATGCCGAGCGAACCGGTAATCGACGTCGAGGCGGAGCGCCGCGATGCCTATGCGCAAGGTCATGCCGCAGCGACCGCTGATTTGACCGAGAAATACGAACGCGAGGCGCGGACGCTGGCCGAGATTCACGCGCGTGAACTCGCCGAGCTGAAGCTTCGCTACGAAGTCGAGGCGGCAGCGGTCATTGCCTCCCGCGTCCGCGATATCGCCGAAGAGGTCGCGCAGCTGGTCAGTGCCGGTGCGGCTATCGCCATCGCGCCCGTGATGACCGAAGCGCTTGCCGCCAGGGCAGCCGAAAGCCTCGCCGTGCTGCTGCGCGACTCGATCCTCGAGGGCGCTGCCGGACCGATCGTCGTCCGCGGGCCAAGCCGGCTTTTCGAACTCTTAGCCGCCGAGCTCGGAGAACATGCCGAGGCGGTTCGACACATTGAGACTGACGATATCGATCTTGCCGTCGAAATCGGCGAATCCGTCATCGTCACCCGTATGTCCGCCTGGGCAGCCAGCTTGAAGAAAGTTCTCGAATGAGCGAAGGCGAAAACCACCACCACGGCAAGAACGAGATCATCATCGTCAAAAGACATGGCGGCGGTGATCACGATGGCTCCCATGGCGGTGCGTGGAAAATTGCCTATGCCGACTTCATGACGGCGATGATGGCGTTCTTCCTGGTCATGTGGCTGGTCAATGCCGCCAACGAGGAGACCAAGGCCTCGGTCGCGACCTATTTCAATCCGATCAAGCTCTCCGACGAGAAGCCGACCGAGAAGGGACTGAAGAAGCCCGTCGACAACGCCGAGGGTGAGGAGAAGCAGGAAAAGTCGAAACAGAAGGAAGAAAATCCCAACGACGGCAAGGCTTCGGCGGATGGTGACGACCAGACCTCGACATCAGGCGACCAGACCAATTATTCCGAGGCCGATTTCTTCGAAAATCCCTATTCGGTTCTGGCTGAGATCGCGCAGGAGGTCGGCCAGCAGGCCAATGTCAGCGCCAAGGGCGATGGCGGTGCCGCCGATTCCGGCCCGGCCACCGGCGCCGATGGCGGCGAAGCCTATCGTGATCCCTTCGATCCGGATTTCTGGACGAAGCAGGTCGAGGTGACGACAGCCGGCAAGTCCGCGCCTCCCGGCAAGAGCGACGAGCAGGCGGCCGAAAGCGCGACAACCGAGATCGCCAAGGTCGAGGATATGAAGCCGATACCGCTGACCACCGATCAGAAGGCCGCTGAGGAAGCCAAGGGCGCGGCCGAGGCCAAGGACGGCAAGGCGCCGGATGACAAGAAGTCTGGTGATAAGAAGGCTGAGGACAAAAAGGCCCCAGCGCAAAAGGATGCAGCGCAGAAGGACGCCGATCATCAGAAGGATGCGGACAAGAGCGCGGCCGAGACCGAACAGCAGCAGCAGAAAGAAGCAGAGCAACTGCAGGAGCAGATCGCCCAGCAGATCGGCGGCATCGCCGGCAAGCTTGCCGAAGGCCTGACCGTAACGGCATCCGAAGGCGGATTGCTGGTCAGCATCTCCGACCAGAGCGACGACTCGATGTTCAATATCGGTTCCGCGGTTCCTCGCCAGGAGATGGTGCTCGCCATGGAAAAGATCGGCGCGATCCTGAAGGAAAGGGGCGGCGCGGTCGCCATCCGCGGCCATACGGACGGGCGCCAGTATAAGGGCACGCAGAATGAAAACTGGCGGCTTTCGATGGATCGCGCCCAGAGCGCTTATTACATGTTGGTACGCGGCGGGCTCGACGAAAAACGCATCTCTCAGGTTTCGGGCTTTGCCGACCGCCGGCTGAAGCTGCCGTCCGACCCGTTCAATGCGACCAACCGCCGGATCGAGATTCTGGTGCAGGCGGATCGAGGATAACAGGATGGCGCGTCGGCAGCATCGCTATGTCGGATTTGTGGCTATCGGCCTGGCGATGCTTTCGCCGGCCGCAGCCAAGGCGCAGGATCCGGACGATCTTGCACCCTACAAGATGCTGCGGTCGCTGCAGTTCGTGCAGGATTCCGTCGTCTCCGGCGATCATTCGGCCGGTGAGATGCAGCGCTTCATGCTGGGCACGATCGACGAGCGGCTGCGCAGCGTCGACACGTCGGTCTTCGATGACGACCGCAACGTCGATGCAGCGCTGATCTACGCGATGAGCGGCGGCAATCCGCAGACGCTCGAATATCTGATCGCCCACGACGTCAACGGCTATTTCGACAACCGTGTCACCGATGTGCTCAGAAAATATCTGAGCGGCAAGGGGTTGCTCGTCGCCAAGACGCTGGAGGAGACGGCCAGGGAATACCGCGACAAGAAGATCGGCCCATACCTTGCGTTGATCGGCGGTAACGTGCTGATCGCGACGAAGCCGACAGACGCACTGGATCTCTACGACCAGGCGCGCCTTGCGGCACCCGGCACGATCGTCGAGGAAGCGGCG
This Rhizobium acidisoli DNA region includes the following protein-coding sequences:
- a CDS encoding MotB family protein, which translates into the protein MSEGENHHHGKNEIIIVKRHGGGDHDGSHGGAWKIAYADFMTAMMAFFLVMWLVNAANEETKASVATYFNPIKLSDEKPTEKGLKKPVDNAEGEEKQEKSKQKEENPNDGKASADGDDQTSTSGDQTNYSEADFFENPYSVLAEIAQEVGQQANVSAKGDGGAADSGPATGADGGEAYRDPFDPDFWTKQVEVTTAGKSAPPGKSDEQAAESATTEIAKVEDMKPIPLTTDQKAAEEAKGAAEAKDGKAPDDKKSGDKKAEDKKAPAQKDAAQKDADHQKDADKSAAETEQQQQKEAEQLQEQIAQQIGGIAGKLAEGLTVTASEGGLLVSISDQSDDSMFNIGSAVPRQEMVLAMEKIGAILKERGGAVAIRGHTDGRQYKGTQNENWRLSMDRAQSAYYMLVRGGLDEKRISQVSGFADRRLKLPSDPFNATNRRIEILVQADRG
- a CDS encoding flagellin — its product is MTSINTNNAAMAALQTLRGINQGLQTTQAHVSSGYRVGKASDNAAYWSIATTMRSDNKALSAVSDALGLGAAKVDTAYSAMDSAIDVVGDIKAKLVAATENGVDKAKVQEEVSQLQQQLLSIAQSASFSGENWVAGASGTKNVVASFVRDGSNAVSVVMTDYVLDDSTTGNVLFGMSGGAVETSTGILGTSSGSTGSIYSMDITNFTLGEIQSALTNVETALKAMTSAGAALGSISKRIELQENFVSALSDSIDSGVGRLVDADMEEESSKLSALQTQQQLAVQSLSIANSSSQTILTLFRG
- a CDS encoding flagellin, encoding MTVKITSAAAVNALAVLRSINKEASQTQQQVSSGYRIETASDDASYWSIATVMRSDSTNLGTIGDALGLGAAKVDATYTAMTSAIDLMSQIRAKLVAAKEPGTDKDKINAEISEYKEQLKSVVESTSFAGENWLLNGDTAAPPTWSVISSFARAPTGEYQAQTIDFPSSQTILIDKNDASGGLFTKAVDANAINNSGATARNYYLLNANSTTPATGTEIAIDKNTTDAQLTDMLDVTDSLLSSLTTTAASIGVMKTRIDDQMDYTADLSDSIDKSVGALVDTDMDEASIRQKAIETQKQMAVEAISILNTASSKILILLE
- a CDS encoding flagellin, whose translation is MTSILTNVAAMAALQTLRGINDGLEATQNRVSSGYRVEKASDNAAYWSIATTMRSDNKALSAVSDALGLGAAKVDTAYSAMDSAIDIISEIKAKIVAATEKGVDKTKVQEEIGQLQQQLLSIAQSASFSGENWVAGADGTKSVVSTFVRDGSGNVSVKTTDYILDSSSTGNVLFGMDSVGSIETSSGIIGTSYGTIGSIYSMDITSFGSVEISMALTSIEAGLDAMTKAASQLGSISTRIELQENFVGALSDSIDSGVGRLVDANMEEESSKLTALQTQQQLAIQSLSIANSSAQNILTLFRS
- a CDS encoding flagellin, with translation MTSINTNSSAQAALQTLRSVNQNLNSTQNHVSSGYRVEKASDNAAYWSIATTMRSDNKALSAVSDALGVGAAKVDTAYTAMDSAIDVVGDIKAKLVAATENGVDKAKVQEEIGQLQQQLLSIAQSASFNGENWVAGASGTKSVVSSFVRDGSNAVSVTTTDYVLDDSTTGNVLFGMSGGSVETSTGILGTSNGSTGSIYSMDITNFTAGEIQTALTNVETALKAMTSAGAALGSLSSRIGSQDDFVSALSDSIDSGVGRLVDANMEEESSKLSALQTQQQLAIQSLSIANSSSQNILSLFR